Proteins found in one Longimicrobium terrae genomic segment:
- a CDS encoding carbohydrate kinase family protein, with amino-acid sequence MRLGVLGTFVWDTIWTLSDRETGRPFETWGGMVYSLSAAAAARPRGWEIVPLARVGHDLEDEARRLMASLPGVSAGPGVFIVPERNNRVELHYIDAANRDEVQIGGVGGWTWEDLAPRVAGLDALYVNYFSGSELSLEVAEQLRAAFDGPIYCDLHSLFLTPPGNGVRQRCKLPEWERWVACFDAVQLNEEELGEIGGAGESRERRAGRVLDAGPGLALITLGEHGAASGRRLGFSADPTSWPGERGSERAGLSFVDHPSSPVTGDPTGAGDVWGITCFCGLLSGLCLEDAVQAAHRMAARKLGHRGASGLYDHLVASP; translated from the coding sequence GATACCATCTGGACCCTCTCGGACCGCGAAACCGGCCGCCCGTTCGAGACGTGGGGCGGAATGGTGTACTCGCTGTCCGCCGCGGCCGCCGCGCGTCCCCGGGGCTGGGAGATCGTTCCGCTGGCCCGCGTCGGGCACGACCTGGAGGACGAGGCGCGCCGGCTGATGGCCAGCCTTCCCGGCGTGTCGGCCGGTCCCGGCGTCTTCATCGTCCCCGAGCGCAACAACCGCGTCGAACTCCACTACATCGACGCCGCCAACCGCGACGAGGTGCAGATCGGCGGCGTGGGCGGATGGACGTGGGAGGATCTTGCGCCCCGCGTGGCCGGGCTGGACGCGCTGTACGTCAACTACTTTTCCGGTTCCGAACTCAGCCTGGAAGTGGCCGAGCAGCTTCGCGCCGCGTTCGACGGGCCCATCTACTGCGACCTGCATTCGCTGTTTCTCACACCGCCGGGCAACGGCGTGCGCCAGCGGTGCAAGCTGCCGGAATGGGAGCGGTGGGTGGCGTGTTTTGATGCGGTGCAGTTGAACGAAGAGGAACTGGGCGAGATCGGCGGGGCGGGGGAAAGCCGGGAGCGGCGCGCCGGGCGGGTGCTGGATGCCGGACCCGGGTTGGCGCTCATCACGCTCGGCGAGCACGGCGCCGCGTCGGGGCGGCGCCTGGGGTTTTCCGCGGACCCGACTTCCTGGCCTGGCGAGCGCGGCTCCGAGCGCGCGGGGCTGTCGTTCGTAGATCATCCCTCTTCTCCGGTGACGGGCGATCCAACCGGGGCGGGAGATGTGTGGGGGATTACCTGCTTCTGCGGCCTGCTCTCCGGGCTGTGCCTGGAGGATGCGGTGCAGGCGGCGCACCGGATGGCGGCCCGCAAACTCGGCCACCGAGGCGCGTCCGGCCTGTACGATCACCTGGTCGCGAGCCCCTGA